In one Alnus glutinosa chromosome 14, dhAlnGlut1.1, whole genome shotgun sequence genomic region, the following are encoded:
- the LOC133856802 gene encoding protein FAR-RED IMPAIRED RESPONSE 1-like gives MDPQNDGNEIVANDQLNDGVDNCRSKAKLIDGDKVVEEPKSGMLFGSIEEVVNYYRTYGKQAGFGVTQKKKKKYENGDVHYISLTCARGGKASSSSSNNLCKASKTSKTGCQATLNATLVDTSWYVTNVNLGHNHDLSPGKARYFRCNKKLDPATKRKLDIDDRAGIRTNKIYNALAVEAGGYENLIFGERECRNYIANSRRLRLGTGGAAALHDYFNRMRKVNDDFYFDIDVDDEYFGDVVTFDTTYLTNKYEMPFAPFVGVNHHGQSILLEAALISSEDTESFVWLFEAWLKCMKGRAPRAIITDQDRAMKNAIKKVFPNARHRFCLWHILKKLPEKFGSHSQYYAIKSAIRNCVYNSHTCDEFDACWQSMLECYNLEENAWLRGLYSERTFWVPTYLNDVFWAGMTTTQRSESMNAFFDGYVQSSTSLKEFVDQYDNALRRKVEVENVADFDSFNTTISCVSHWPFEKQFQKIYTHAKFREVQKEISSIMYCGSSLLKSECGIRTYQVIEQVEINESYRKKIVFNVCYNGPVCEVNCSCRLFESRGILCKHAISVLTTFEDVDLLPEKYFLNRWRKDLKRPYKLIKSSYDPLSGNPTADRYAELSNNVLKLAAIAAPNVDHCMELQKYVDMLIKKFSGPSCEQSQPSQSLPSAKDLPSAPMIDNGAMDCMEVEVCSPLVARTKGARPSIRKVSVVEKVVAKKSSKGGNKKQSNTNPEQRRKRKKTCQRSLVDELDTSEDPLLFSTDV, from the exons atggaccctcaaaatg atggaaatgaaaTTGTTGCTAATGACCAATTGAATGATGGTGTGGATAATTGTCGGTCGAAGGCTAAACTCATAGATGGAGATAAAGTTGTTGAGGAGCCTAAGAGCGGTATGCTATTTGGCTCCATAGAGGAAGTCGTTAACTATTATAGGACTTATGGAAAGCAAGCGGGCTTTGGTGTgacacaaaagaagaagaaaaagtatgaaaatggaGATGTACACTACATCAGTCTGACATGTGCTCGCGGAGGCAAAGCATCATCCAGTTCAAGTAATAACCTGTGCAAGGCTAGCAAAACAAGCAAAACGGGGTGTCAGGCTACTTTGAATGCAACGTTAGTGGATACATCGTGGTATGTGACAAATGTAAATCTAGGGCATAATCACGACTTAAGCCCAGGTAAAGCGAGATACTTTCGGTGCAACAAGAAGTTGGATCCTGCTACGAAGAGAAAGCTTGATATAGATGATAGAGCTGGAATCCGCACCAATAAAATTTATAACGCACTAGCCGTTGAAGCGGGGGGTTATGAGAATCTtatatttggagagagagagtgtcgcAATTATATTGCGAACTCAAGACGCCTTCGCCTTGGTACAGGAGGTGCCGCAGCACTTCATGACTATTTCAATAgaatgcggaaagtaaatgatgatttttattttgatatagaTGTGGATGATGAGT attttggtgatgtGGTTACATTTGACACAACATACTTAACCAACAAATACGAaatgccatttgctccttttgtgGGAGTAAACCATCATGGTCAATCAATTCTTTTAGAGGCGGCATTAATTTCAAGTGAGGATACAGagtcatttgtttggttgtttgaggcaTGGTTGAAATGCATGAAGGGCCGTGCGCCAAGGGCAATTATTACAGATCAAGATAGGgccatgaaaaatgctattaaGAAGGTGTTTCCGAATGCTCGtcatagattttgtttatggcataTACTGAAAAAACTTCCGGAAAAGTTTGGATCACATTCACAATACTATGCCATTAAGAGTGCCATAAGAAATTGTGTGTATAATTCTCATACATGTGACGAGTTTGATGCATGTTGGCAGAGTATGCTTGAGTGTTATAATTTAGAGGAGAATGCATGGCTGCGTGGTTTATACAGTGAAAGGACTTTTTGGGTaccaacatatttgaatgatgTATTTTGGGCCGGCATGACTACCACACAACGTAGTGAGAGTATGAATGCcttttttgatggttatgtgcaATCGTCCACCTCATTAAAGGAATTTGTGGATCAATACGATAACGCTTTGCGCAGGAAGGTTGAGGTTgagaatgttgctgatttcgATTCCTTCAATACCACCATTTCATGTGTGAGCCATTGGCCATTTGAGAAGCAATTCCAAAAAATTTACACCCATGCAAAGTTTAGAGAAGTTCAGAAGGAGATTTCATCGATTATGTATTGTGGTTCTTctcttttaaaaagtgaatgtGGAATTCGTACCTATCAGGTGATCGAACAGGTAGAAATTAATGAATCCTATAggaaaaaaatcgtttttaatGTTTGCTACAATGGCCCTGTATGTGAAGTGAATTGTAGTTGCCGTTTGTTTGAATCAAGAGGAATTTTGTGCAAACATGCCATATCCGTGTTGACTACATTTGAAGATGTGGATTTGTTGCCCGAAAAGTATTTTCTAAATCGATGGAGGAAGGATTTGAAGCGGCCATATAAGTTAATCAAGAGTAGTTATGATCCTTTGAGTGGCAACCCTACTGCAGATCGATATGCTGAACTGAGCAACAATGTGCTGAAGTTGGCCGCTATTGCAGCACCAAACGTGGACCATTGCATGGAATTGCAAAAGTATGTTGATAtgctaattaagaaatttaGCGGTCCAAGCTGTGAACAAAGTCAACCTTCCCAATCACTCCCAAGTGCAAAAGATCTCCCAAGTGCACCTATGATCGATAATGGAGCCATGGATTGTATGGAGGTGGAGGTGTGTAGTCCTCTTGTGGCTCGAA